One segment of Amycolatopsis alba DSM 44262 DNA contains the following:
- a CDS encoding SigB/SigF/SigG family RNA polymerase sigma factor translates to MSGERKTLTRQADGYAHCEPLFEEMSLLPGDSRRRQELRDRLVTELLPLAEHIATRFSGRGEPREDLVQVARIGLINAVDRFDPGRGHDFLSFAVPTIMGEVRRHFRDTGWSVRVPRRLKELHVSLSQGTAALAQRLGRAPTPTELAEYLGLEVNEVREGLLAGQAYQTLSVDKPVHDDATEALSLADTIGAEDHEMALVENHEALQPLLRELPKRERTILVMRFFGGYTQTQIAERVGISQMHVSRLLSQTLEQLRGKLSE, encoded by the coding sequence GTGAGCGGCGAGCGCAAGACCCTCACACGCCAAGCGGACGGCTACGCTCACTGTGAACCCCTGTTCGAAGAGATGTCCCTCCTGCCGGGGGACTCCCGGCGCCGCCAAGAGCTGCGTGACCGCCTGGTCACCGAACTGCTGCCACTCGCCGAGCACATCGCCACCAGGTTCTCCGGCCGGGGCGAGCCCCGCGAAGATCTGGTGCAGGTGGCGCGGATCGGCTTGATCAACGCGGTCGACCGCTTCGATCCCGGCCGCGGGCACGACTTCCTCTCGTTCGCCGTGCCCACGATCATGGGCGAGGTCCGGCGGCACTTCCGGGACACCGGCTGGTCGGTCCGCGTACCCAGGCGGCTCAAGGAACTCCACGTCTCGCTCAGCCAGGGCACGGCCGCGTTGGCCCAGCGGCTCGGCCGCGCACCGACCCCGACCGAGCTCGCCGAGTATCTCGGGCTCGAAGTCAACGAGGTGCGCGAAGGACTGCTCGCCGGCCAGGCGTACCAGACGTTGTCGGTCGACAAGCCGGTCCATGACGACGCCACCGAGGCTCTTTCCCTCGCCGACACGATCGGCGCGGAGGACCACGAGATGGCTTTGGTGGAGAACCACGAGGCGCTGCAACCCCTGCTGCGGGAACTCCCGAAACGGGAGCGCACGATCCTCGTGATGCGGTTCTTCGGCGGGTACACCCAGACCCAGATCGCGGAGCGCGTCGGCATCTCGCAGATGCACGTTTCGCGGCTCCTCTCGCAGACTTTGGAACAGCTGCGGGGAAAGCTCTCGGAGTAG
- a CDS encoding SRPBCC family protein → MSTITEMVDVEVPVKTAYNQWTQFETFPNFMEGVEEIRQIDATHTHWVTKFGGVSREFDATITEQHPDERVAWTSDSGPDHAGVITFHRLDDNKTRVTAQMEIDPEGFAENVADKLGVLDRRIKGDMKRFKEFIESRGHESGAWRGDVDRPGS, encoded by the coding sequence ATGAGCACGATCACCGAAATGGTGGACGTCGAAGTCCCGGTGAAAACCGCGTACAACCAGTGGACTCAGTTCGAGACCTTCCCGAATTTCATGGAAGGTGTCGAGGAGATCCGCCAGATCGACGCGACCCACACCCACTGGGTGACCAAATTCGGTGGGGTGAGCCGGGAATTCGACGCGACCATCACCGAACAGCATCCCGACGAGCGCGTGGCGTGGACCTCGGATTCCGGTCCCGACCACGCGGGTGTCATCACCTTCCATCGGCTGGATGACAACAAGACCAGGGTCACGGCGCAGATGGAGATCGACCCGGAGGGTTTCGCCGAAAACGTCGCCGACAAACTCGGCGTGCTCGACCGCCGGATCAAGGGCGACATGAAGCGGTTCAAGGAGTTCATCGAGAGCCGCGGCCACGAGTCCGGCGCGTGGCGTGGTGACGTGGACCGCCCCGGCAGCTGA
- a CDS encoding methane monooxygenase codes for MSRQSVAKAHQKIQELSWEPAYHTPVSHYGTDYTFRKAKKKDPLKQVLRSYFPMQEEKDHRVYGAEDGAIRGNMFRQVQERWLEWQKLFLSIIPLPEISAARAMPLLFRTVPNPELHNGQAIQMIDEVRHSTIQQNLKRLYMQNYIDPAGFNSSLRNFQNDYCGTIGRQFAEGFITGDAITAASIYLTIVAETAFTNTLFVAMPAEAAANGDYLLPTVFHSVQSDESRHISNGYATLLMALSDESNHQLLERDLRYAWWNNHAVVDAAIGTFIEYGTKDRRKDRESYAEMWRRWIYDDYYRSYLVPLERYGLVIPHDLVEEAWNRIWTKGYVHEVAQFFATGWLANYWRIDPMTDKDFEWFEHKYPGWYDRYGKWWENYNRLATPNGHHPIVAEDVDYVYPHRCWTCMVPCLIREDMVTDKVEGQWRTYCSETCRWTDAEAFQPTYQGRGTPNMGKLVGAREWETLYHGWNWADVVSDMGFVRDDGRTMVAQPHLDLDPKKMWTLDHLRRMPEVQSPNVLLNRMTDAERAAFQADYNRQGPAGRPAPRP; via the coding sequence ATGAGCCGCCAAAGTGTGGCGAAAGCCCACCAGAAGATCCAGGAGCTGTCCTGGGAACCGGCGTACCACACGCCGGTTTCGCACTACGGCACCGATTACACCTTCCGCAAGGCCAAGAAGAAGGACCCGCTCAAGCAGGTGCTGAGGTCCTACTTCCCGATGCAGGAGGAAAAAGACCACCGGGTGTACGGCGCCGAGGACGGTGCGATCCGCGGCAACATGTTCCGTCAGGTGCAGGAACGCTGGCTGGAGTGGCAGAAGTTGTTCCTGAGCATCATCCCGCTGCCCGAGATCTCCGCCGCGCGGGCGATGCCGCTGCTGTTCCGCACGGTGCCGAACCCGGAACTGCACAACGGCCAGGCGATCCAGATGATCGACGAGGTCCGGCATTCGACGATCCAGCAGAACCTCAAACGCCTGTACATGCAGAACTACATCGATCCGGCGGGCTTCAACTCGAGCCTGCGCAACTTCCAGAACGACTACTGCGGCACGATCGGCCGCCAGTTCGCCGAGGGGTTCATCACCGGGGACGCCATCACCGCGGCGAGCATCTATCTCACCATCGTGGCGGAGACGGCGTTCACCAACACGCTGTTCGTCGCGATGCCCGCCGAGGCCGCCGCCAACGGTGACTACCTGCTGCCGACGGTGTTCCATTCGGTGCAGTCCGACGAATCCCGCCACATCAGCAACGGCTACGCGACCCTGCTGATGGCGTTGTCCGACGAGAGCAACCACCAGCTGCTCGAACGCGACCTGCGGTACGCCTGGTGGAACAACCACGCCGTGGTCGACGCGGCGATCGGCACCTTCATCGAGTACGGCACCAAGGACCGCCGCAAGGACCGCGAGAGCTACGCGGAGATGTGGCGCCGCTGGATCTACGACGACTACTACCGCAGCTACCTCGTCCCGCTGGAGCGCTACGGCCTCGTCATCCCGCACGACCTCGTCGAAGAGGCGTGGAACCGGATCTGGACCAAGGGATACGTGCACGAGGTCGCGCAGTTCTTCGCCACCGGATGGCTCGCCAACTACTGGCGGATCGACCCGATGACGGACAAGGACTTCGAGTGGTTCGAGCACAAGTATCCGGGCTGGTACGACCGGTACGGCAAGTGGTGGGAGAACTACAACCGCCTCGCCACCCCGAACGGGCACCATCCGATCGTCGCCGAAGACGTCGACTACGTGTACCCGCACCGGTGCTGGACCTGCATGGTGCCGTGCCTCATCCGCGAGGACATGGTCACCGACAAGGTCGAGGGGCAATGGCGCACCTACTGCTCGGAAACCTGCCGCTGGACCGACGCCGAGGCGTTCCAGCCCACCTACCAGGGCCGCGGCACGCCGAACATGGGCAAGCTCGTCGGCGCCCGCGAATGGGAGACGCTGTACCACGGCTGGAACTGGGCTGACGTCGTCTCCGACATGGGCTTCGTCCGCGACGACGGCAGGACCATGGTCGCGCAGCCGCATCTGGACCTCGACCCGAAGAAGATGTGGACACTGGACCACCTCCGCCGGATGCCCGAGGTGCAGTCGCCGAACGTGCTGCTGAACCGGATGACCGACGCCGAACGCGCCGCGTTCCAGGCCGACTACAACCGCCAGGGCCCGGCCGGGCGGCCCGCTCCGCGCCCCTGA
- a CDS encoding sigma-54-dependent Fis family transcriptional regulator, whose translation MDGMVPADEQLALTRVRFLTEEPIGPGCVRQPILASWRRSRDLLVRADRVDPRYLGDQNLDIPLIRGAGPVLAKLGEQFEGQPISLILTDPAGVVLTQSTGDSELRRHLESVELVPGFSYGEHSVGTNGIGTALEEGRATQVYGHEHYAEHLENLACAGVPIHHPISGKKVGAIDLTCWYKDAGGLLLALARSTAEQVRQALLRHCDLHEMLLFQTYLQTCRRWTGIVLAVNEDIVMMNDRARQLLDPADQSVLLGFASEALGSGGTTAELSLSSGQRVQVFCRRVPGRRDGDIAGGVLSVKFVETGESGSGSAPMLPMYLPGVVGSAPLWSRCGRELENGFSRKEWVVLEGAPGTGKHILAKGMHLRRSPSARLCTVDAAGAADAEWAAGLRRELRAHPSATLVVRHAHRLPAAAAEPFARLLRELRHEGGPWVVLTLAPGTETAPELAELLKFFPRTVRVPPLRQHTEDLAELVPLFLSKLGYGGRLTCSAAALHLLMRAEWPGNAGQLHRVLREVAQRRRVGTIVPGDLPAEFRAVARRPLNRFAVIERDAIVRSLEDADGNKVRAAQLLGISRATIYRKIHEYGIVPPSRS comes from the coding sequence GTGGACGGCATGGTCCCCGCCGACGAGCAGCTCGCCCTGACCAGGGTCCGGTTCCTCACCGAGGAGCCGATCGGACCGGGATGCGTACGGCAGCCGATCCTGGCGTCCTGGCGCCGGTCGCGGGACCTGCTGGTGCGGGCCGACCGGGTCGACCCGCGGTATCTCGGCGACCAGAATCTCGACATCCCGCTGATCCGCGGCGCCGGACCGGTGCTGGCCAAGCTCGGCGAGCAGTTCGAGGGGCAGCCGATCAGCCTCATCCTCACCGACCCGGCCGGGGTCGTCCTCACCCAGAGCACCGGCGACAGCGAACTGCGCCGCCATCTCGAGAGTGTCGAACTCGTGCCGGGGTTCAGCTACGGAGAGCACTCCGTCGGCACCAACGGCATCGGCACCGCGCTCGAGGAAGGCCGCGCGACGCAGGTGTACGGGCACGAGCACTACGCGGAACACCTGGAGAACCTGGCCTGCGCCGGCGTCCCGATCCACCACCCGATCTCCGGCAAGAAGGTCGGCGCGATCGACCTCACCTGCTGGTACAAGGACGCGGGCGGGCTGTTGCTGGCGCTGGCGCGCTCGACGGCCGAGCAGGTCCGGCAGGCGTTGCTGCGGCACTGTGACCTGCACGAGATGCTGCTGTTCCAGACGTATCTGCAGACCTGTCGCCGCTGGACCGGGATCGTGCTGGCGGTCAACGAGGACATCGTGATGATGAACGACCGGGCGCGGCAGTTGCTCGACCCCGCCGACCAGTCGGTGCTGCTCGGCTTCGCCTCCGAAGCGCTGGGCTCGGGCGGGACGACGGCGGAGCTCTCGCTGTCGAGCGGTCAGCGGGTCCAGGTGTTCTGCCGCCGCGTCCCCGGACGGCGGGACGGCGACATCGCGGGCGGGGTGTTGTCGGTCAAATTCGTCGAAACCGGCGAGAGCGGCTCCGGGAGCGCGCCGATGCTGCCGATGTACCTGCCCGGCGTCGTCGGCTCCGCGCCGTTGTGGTCACGATGCGGGCGCGAGCTGGAGAACGGGTTCAGCCGCAAGGAATGGGTCGTTCTCGAAGGGGCGCCGGGGACGGGGAAGCACATCCTGGCCAAGGGGATGCACCTGCGGCGCAGCCCGTCGGCACGACTGTGCACAGTGGATGCCGCAGGCGCGGCGGACGCGGAATGGGCGGCGGGACTGCGGCGCGAACTCCGCGCCCATCCCTCGGCGACGCTCGTCGTCCGGCACGCGCACCGCCTTCCGGCCGCCGCCGCGGAGCCGTTCGCCCGGTTGCTGCGGGAATTGCGGCACGAGGGCGGGCCGTGGGTGGTGCTGACCCTCGCACCCGGCACCGAGACCGCGCCCGAACTGGCGGAACTGCTGAAGTTCTTCCCGCGCACCGTCCGGGTCCCGCCGCTGCGCCAGCACACCGAAGACCTCGCCGAACTCGTCCCCCTGTTCCTGAGCAAACTCGGCTACGGCGGGCGGCTCACCTGCTCGGCCGCCGCGTTGCACCTGCTCATGCGGGCCGAATGGCCGGGCAACGCGGGCCAGCTCCACCGGGTGCTGAGGGAGGTCGCGCAACGCCGCCGCGTGGGGACCATCGTCCCCGGCGACCTTCCCGCCGAGTTCCGTGCCGTGGCGCGACGCCCGCTCAACCGGTTCGCGGTGATCGAGCGCGACGCGATCGTGCGGAGCCTCGAGGACGCCGACGGCAACAAGGTGCGGGCGGCCCAGCTGCTCGGGATCTCCCGCGCGACGATCTACCGGAAGATCCACGAGTACGGCATCGTGCCGCCGTCCCGGTCCTAG